The Aneurinibacillus migulanus genome contains the following window.
TTTAATCATCTTCTCCCTATTTCTCCTTATTTGGCGAGTAAAAAATGTACTAAACATTCATTACAAATGCGCCATATAAATGTTAAAGCTTCAGAGTAAAACTCATATCTAAAGTGTATATAGGTAATCTGTACAATTTCTGTACAAATCATAATCGAGTAGGAAGGGGCGATTAACCTCCGACCTATCACACCACCATACGTACCGTTCAGTATACGGCGGTTTATTATGTACGCCGCAAAGTGTGATACCGTTCTTTTAGATTCTTGAGTTGATACGATTCGAAGAATCGATTATTAAGAACTCGGTCCAAAACAGGTCTTTTCGACATTCACCAATATTCCTTGCGAGAATTTCCCCACTCATAGGCTTTTGTTCGGGGAAGCTTCCATTCTTTTCATAAGCACATTCACAATCGCCTGCGAACCCATGAGTCAAGAGTACAAAATACGCTTGGCGTATCTACTAATGCAAAATACCCCATCCATCCCGTAAGGTATTCATTTAACTTCTCGATTCTGTCCCATAAAGATACGGATCTTCTTTAGGAGGTAATTGACGGATTTTCTGTTTGACGCGTTGTAAAGAATCTCACCGGCTTTAGATCATTCACTAGCAAATACACTATTTCTCTCGCTTCCAGTTCAGATGTGTAATTTCCCTTTTCATACGCCCGTAGGAAAACCTCCAGTAGTCCTGGTTGATCCAATTGATCTTGTCCCTTCATTTTTTTACTCCTCAGCTCTTTGATAAGTTTTCAATACGTATGTATATCAGCATACAGATAACAATCCCAACTAGACCACCTATGGAATCCACGAAAACATCTGCCAGACGCGGAGTACGAGTCGAGATAAAGACCTGGTGAATTTCGTCCAACGATGCAAACCCCAAAATAAAAAGAGTGGATCCAATCACTCGCTTTTGGATTGAAAAATACGTATAATACACCAAAACACGATAGATCAAAAACCCCAACAAAAAATTCGTACCAAAGTGTGCGGCTTTACGAATGAAAAACTCCAAAAAACCGGCTGGCCCCATACTTTGTACACTCACTTCCGTACCTTCATAATAGAAGCGGACACCTGAAAACATCTGCTCGACCTGATGCATATTCAGATACCGCGCCAGTTGTGGACGTATGTCCTGCTGCTCATATGATTGCGAAGACGAGAAAAAAATCGCCAGGATAAGTACAATCGGGGGCAGCCAGTAATACAGAAAATACTTTTTGCTCATTGCATACTCCCTTCTTTGACATTGTATTCTCCACACCATTTTGATCTATATACTTAATTCTCATTTTTCTATACCGGACGCTTTTCTTTATCTTTTATAAATACATACTTGAAGCAGATTTTCGGCCTAGTTTGGGAGTTTTAAAAAAAGAAAAAGGGACTACAGTCATACTGTATCTTTTTCTATTAAAATGAAAATACTTACTAAAAAGGAGGACGGCGTATGGATTCCAATGGTGACGATAACGAGAAAAAAGAAAAAGGGAACAAACCATCATTTATTTTTGGCTTTCGTAATGCTCTATTAATGAGCATCCCCCTATGGATTTTGATTATTTACGGTCTTATTAAGTTTTTTTATATATAGACTGTAGAAGTTACCTTTATAATTTCCATATATGGCAGGGGCGCAAAGCTATAGAGGCTAACTTAGAGTCCTATCTAATATGCCAGCCAGTTACCGAATGTAAGTCTCTGTCCAATTCTTTGCGATTCAAACAATGGTTTTAATAGCTACGCTATGGATGGTAGGTATTGGATTTTACCTAAGCTTGATGACTGTTGTAAAACAAGCAGATGAAAGAGCTGCAGCCATGTATAAAAGAAAAATTTTTAAATCCCAGGAAGATATAGGTGGAATAAATACAGCTAATTAAGTATAACTAGACAACCTGAGTTCGAAACTTAGTCGAACTCAGGTTGTTTAATTAGGCCCTTTTTAATTTTCTCCACTAGACAAAGATAAGTTCAGAACGGCCTCTTTTTATTTTACTTCCTTCAATACTTTAATAAATACCTCTTGTGAACTCCCCCCACTTCAACTTTCACATTAATTTAAAACAAGCTTCATCCCAGCTCCTTCTCTAAATTACGTATGTAATCAATACCTGATTGTGAAAGAACAATTTTTAGTTGTAACTCATCAGATGATTCTAATTTCAAATTAATAAATCCCCTCCTTTGTAAGTATCTATATGCTAATGCTTCTTTTCTTGTTTTTATAGATACTACTATAGAACGGTCAGGATTTTTTATATAATTTATATAAATATCTTTCAATATACCTAGCCTGTAATCTTGGGTTTTTATCATTTTGCATCCATCCTTTCCATTTTTTTCCTTTATTGTATTGCGAAAATTCACCCTATACCTAATTATCCCAGCCAATTAAAAATTATATTGTTAGGTATTTGAATTGTTTGCGGTTTTTGAGAAGGAAAAACGCTACTCAAAGCAATAATGGATCCGGGTTGGATAATCGAACACAGCCTGATGATTGGTTGACCCGAATTGAACTTTCAATATAGATACCATGAATAGCAACCTACCCCATACCAAATCCTGCTTTACCGTATATGTTTGGAAGTTTACCCAACAGGCGTAAAACCCGGTCTTGAATGACCATTTAGCATATAGCCATGTTTAGAGATCATGATTTGTACAGGTTCGTAAGAAATTTGCAAGGCACTATGCCTATCCAAAATCTTGGGGTAAAACATGTCTGGCGGCTGTTTAACGTTCGGGTGATATACCCATCCCCCATTGCTATCAAACTGAGATACAACATGATTGCTTCCTAACCGTGCTTCGATGGGGATAAAACTTAAATAATTGTTCGGATAGTCGC
Protein-coding sequences here:
- a CDS encoding VanZ family protein codes for the protein MSKKYFLYYWLPPIVLILAIFFSSSQSYEQQDIRPQLARYLNMHQVEQMFSGVRFYYEGTEVSVQSMGPAGFLEFFIRKAAHFGTNFLLGFLIYRVLVYYTYFSIQKRVIGSTLFILGFASLDEIHQVFISTRTPRLADVFVDSIGGLVGIVICMLIYIRIENLSKS